The Cucurbita pepo subsp. pepo cultivar mu-cu-16 chromosome LG08, ASM280686v2, whole genome shotgun sequence genome contains a region encoding:
- the LOC111799597 gene encoding uncharacterized protein LOC111799597, with protein MEISGGTEASNRVPLSEVVSDCVKRWFKDTLTEAKRGDINMQVLVGQMYYSGYGIPRDAQKGRIWMTKASRSRSSVWKVSDKHPGYNASDSDSDDLTHDS; from the exons ATGGAGATTAGCGGAGGAACAGAAGCCTCGAATCGTGTTCCGTTATCAGAAGTTGTTTCTGATTGCGTCAAAAGATGGTTTAAGGATACTTTGACAGAGGCCAAGCGTGGGGATATCAACATGCAGGTCTTGGTTGGTCAAATGTATTATAGCGGTTATGGCATTCCAAGAGATGCTCAGAAG GGAAGAATTTGGATGACAAAAGCATCAAGAAGTCGGTCATCCGTCTGGAAAGTTAGTGATAAACATCCAG GTTATAATGCTAGCGATTCGGACTCAGATGACTTGACTCACGATTCTTAA
- the LOC111799605 gene encoding putative pentatricopeptide repeat-containing protein At3g08820 has protein sequence MSILTNPASPIFSKALEIKNFLANGVNCFKQLKHIHCRLLRLHLDQDNYLLNTLLSCGLDSGCTNYSKLVFSQAKEPNIFLWNTMIRGLVSKDCFDDAIDVYGSMRREGFLPNNFTFPFVLKACARKLDIRLGVKIHTLVVKAGFDYDVFVKTSLLSLYAKCDNLENALKVFDDMPDKNVVSWTAIITGYIGSGQFREAIDAFKRLLEMGLRPDSFSLVKVLSACAQLGDFTSGEWIDRYISDCGFVRNVFVATSLLDMYVKCGNMERANLIFNAMSEKDIVSWSTMIQGYAFNGLPKQALDLFFQMQSENLKPDCYAMVGVLSACARLGALDLGIWASGLMDRHEFLSNPVLGTALIDMYSKCGSVTRAWEIFRSMEKKDRVVWNAMIVGLSMNGHAKAVFSLFSLVEKHGIRPDENTFIGLLCGCTHGGFVDEGRRYFNSMKRVFSLTPSIEHYGCMVDLLGRAGLLDEAHRLINSMPMQPNAVVWGALLGGCRLHRDSHLAEQVLKKLIELEPWNSGNYVLLSNIYSASHRWEEAEKIRSAMKEKRIQKIRGCSWIEIDGIVHEFLVGDKSHSLSDKIYAKLDELGRELKAVGHVPTTEFVLFDIEEEEKEHFLGCHSEKLAVAFGLISSPSNHVIRVVKNLRVCGDCHEAIKLISKITGREIIIRDTNRFHTFIDGSCSCKDYW, from the coding sequence ATGTCCATCCTCACCAATCCTGCTTCACCCATCTTCTCCAAAGCATTAGAGATCAAGAATTTCCTCGCCAATGGCGTCAACTGCTTCAAGCAGCTCAAGCATATCCATTGCCGCCTTCTCCGCCTCCATCTCGACCAAGATAACTACCTTCTCAATACGCTCTTATCTTGCGGCTTGGATTCTGGTTGCACAAATTATTCTAAACTTGTATTTTCTCAAGCCAAAGAGCCCAATATTTTCCTATGGAACACGATGATTCGTGGCTTGGTTTCCAAGGATTGCTTCGACGATGCCATCGACGTTTATGGGTCGATGCGTAGAGAGGGGTTTTTACCCAATAATTTcactttcccttttgttttaaaagctTGTGCTAGGAAATTGGATATTCGATTGGGAGTGAAGATTCACACTCTTGTGGTGAAAGCCGGTTTTGATTATGATGTGTTTGTGAAGACCAGTTTGCTTTCTTTGTATGCAAAATGTGATAATCTGGAGAATGCACTCAAGGTGTTCGACGATATGCCTGATAAAAATGTGGTCTCTTGGACTGCTATTATCACTGGATATATAGGCAGTGGACAGTTTAGAGAAGCCATTGATGCATTCAAGAGGTTGCTTGAAATGGGATTGAGGCCTGATAGCTTCTCTCTTGTCAAAGTTCTGTCTGCCTGCGCTCAGCTTGGGGATTTCACTAGTGGTGAGTGGATTGATAGATATATAAGTGATTGTGGCTTTGTTAGAAATGTTTTTGTAGCTACTTCTTTGTTGGATATGTATGTTAAATGTGGAAACATGGAGCGAGCTAATCTGATATTTAATGCTATGTCGGAGAAGGATATTGTTTCTTGGAGTACCATGATTCAAGGCTATGCTTTCAATGGATTGCCTAAACAAGCGCTtgatcttttctttcaaatgcAGTCTGAAAATTTGAAGCCTGATTGTTATGCAATGGTTGGTGTTCTGTCTGCTTGTGCAAGGCTAGGAGCTTTAGATTTAGGCATTTGGGCTAGCGGTCTAATGGATCGACACGAGTTCTTGTCGAATCCAGTCCTTGGTACTGCTTTAATCGACATGTACTCTAAATGTGGTAGTGTGACTCGAGCTTGGGAAATCTTCCGATCGATGGAGAAGAAAGACCGCGTAGTTTGGAACGCCATGATAGTCGGGCTGTCCATGAATGGGCACGCCAAAGCTGTGTTTTCATTGTTTAGCCTCGTGGAGAAGCATGGAATTCGGCCTGACGAAAACACCTTCATTGGCCTGCTCTGTGGGTGCACTCATGGCGGTTTTGTCGATGAGGGGCGTCGATATTTCAATAGCATGAAGCGGGTGTTTTCGTTGACCCCTTCGATTGAGCATTATGGATGTATGGTGGATTTGCTTGGACGAGCGGGGTTATTAGACGAGGCTCATCGGTTGATAAACAGCATGCCAATGCAGCCTAATGCTGTTGTTTGGGGAGCCTTGTTGGGTGGATGTAGGTTGCATAGAGATTCCCACTTGGCTGAACAAGTACTTAAGAAACTTATTGAGTTGGAGCCATGGAACTCAGGAAACTACGTTCtgttatcaaatatttactcTGCAAGTCATCGATGGGAGGAAGCTGAAAAGATCCGTTCAGCGATGAAGGAGAAGCGGATCCAGAAGATCCGTGGCTGCAGTTGGATTGAGATCGATGGGATCGTTCACGAGTTTCTAGTAGGAGACAAATCACACTCGTTGTCCGACAAAATATATGCAAAACTTGATGAACTGGGGAGAGAATTGAAGGCAGTTGGTCATGTTCCAACTACagaatttgttctttttgacatagaagaggaggagaaggaacATTTCCTTGGTTGCCACAGTGAGAAGCTAGCTGTGGCATTTGGTTTGATAAGTTCTCCTTCAAATCATGTTATTCGTGTTGTTAAAAACCTCCGTGTATGTGGTGATTGTCACGAGGCCATAAAGCTAATTTCCAAGATCACTGGAAGAGAGATCATCATAAGAGATACCAACCGGTTTCATACATTTATCGATGGTTCTTGCTCGTGTAAAGATTATTGGTGA